One part of the Lapillicoccus jejuensis genome encodes these proteins:
- a CDS encoding phosphoglyceromutase: MTSTLVLLRHGESVWNAKNLFTGWVDVDLSDTGRSEAVAGGRMLADAGVLPDVVHTSVLRRAITTAHLALDAADRHWIPVRRDWRLNERHYGDLQGKDKKQTMEQFGEEQFMLWRRSYDTPPPPIADDNEYSQQGDPRYAHLGDQMPRTECLKDVVARLVPYWETEIRADLEAGHTVLVAAHGNSLRALVKHLDGIGDDEIAALNIPTGMPLVYELDDDFTPVTKGGRYLDPEAAATAAAAVANQGR; this comes from the coding sequence ATGACCTCCACCCTCGTCCTGCTCCGCCACGGCGAGAGCGTCTGGAACGCCAAGAACCTCTTCACCGGCTGGGTCGACGTCGACCTGTCCGACACGGGCCGCAGCGAGGCCGTCGCCGGCGGCCGGATGCTCGCCGACGCGGGCGTGCTGCCCGACGTCGTGCACACCTCGGTGCTGCGCCGGGCGATCACCACCGCCCACCTCGCGCTCGACGCCGCCGACCGGCACTGGATCCCCGTCCGGCGCGACTGGCGGCTCAACGAGCGCCACTACGGCGACCTGCAGGGCAAGGACAAGAAGCAGACGATGGAGCAGTTCGGCGAGGAGCAGTTCATGCTCTGGCGTCGCTCCTACGACACCCCGCCGCCGCCCATCGCCGACGACAACGAGTACAGCCAGCAGGGCGACCCGCGCTACGCCCACCTCGGCGACCAGATGCCCCGCACGGAGTGCCTCAAGGACGTCGTCGCCCGACTGGTGCCCTACTGGGAGACCGAGATCCGGGCCGACCTCGAGGCCGGCCACACCGTCCTCGTCGCCGCCCACGGCAACTCGCTGCGCGCCCTGGTCAAGCACCTCGACGGGATCGGCGACGACGAGATCGCCGCGCTGAACATCCCCACCGGCATGCCGCTGGTCTACGAGCTCGACGACGACTTCACCCCCGTCACGAAGGGCGGGCGCTACCTCGACCCGGAGGCGGCCGCGACCGCCGCGGCGGCGGTCGCCAACCAGGGCCGCTGA
- the phoU gene encoding phosphate signaling complex protein PhoU gives MRDAFHEDLDTITDQLVEMTRLAGSAMARATTALIDADVHLAESVIAADDELDAIREKLDALSIDLLARQQPVATDLRIVVTSMRMSSDLERMGDLARHVAKVARLRYPEKAIPAALVGQVVEMGQVAERIVAKAGSVIASKDTEAALQLEREDDDMDELHRRLFAALLAERGVYEPETIVDLTLLGRYYERFADHAVSVARRVVFLVTGEFQREELDHESVEDDREARLLG, from the coding sequence ATGCGCGACGCCTTCCACGAGGACCTCGACACCATCACCGACCAGCTCGTCGAGATGACCCGGCTGGCCGGGTCGGCCATGGCGCGGGCCACGACGGCGCTCATCGACGCCGACGTCCACCTCGCCGAGAGCGTCATCGCCGCCGACGACGAGCTCGACGCCATCCGGGAGAAGCTCGACGCCCTGTCGATCGACCTCCTCGCCCGTCAGCAGCCGGTGGCCACCGACCTGCGCATCGTCGTCACCTCGATGCGGATGAGCAGCGACCTGGAGCGCATGGGCGACCTCGCCCGCCACGTCGCCAAGGTCGCCCGACTGCGCTACCCGGAGAAGGCGATCCCCGCGGCGCTCGTCGGCCAGGTCGTCGAGATGGGGCAGGTCGCCGAGCGGATCGTCGCCAAAGCGGGCTCCGTCATCGCCTCGAAGGACACCGAGGCCGCGCTGCAGCTCGAGCGCGAGGACGACGACATGGACGAGCTGCACCGCCGGCTGTTCGCGGCGCTGCTGGCCGAGCGCGGTGTCTACGAGCCCGAGACCATCGTCGACCTCACCCTGCTGGGGCGGTACTACGAGCGGTTCGCCGACCACGCCGTGTCGGTCGCGCGCCGCGTCGTCTTCCTCGTCACCGGCGAGTTCCAGCGCGAGGAGCTCGACCACGAGTCGGTCGAGGACGACCGCGAGGCGCGGCTGCTCGGCTGA